The following are from one region of the Ignavibacteriota bacterium genome:
- a CDS encoding cytochrome C, giving the protein MIKNLYITIFVIGSSLLLMVAFSGEQSESVESNKDLIKFSHSLHNELVDCADCHSTVAESISLNDRLLPNHDNCVNCHEVDNDAECSTCHINDNYEPLIQKKPELIYNHKIHAVQGLQCIDCHKGLDKVDYSFESAELNPPMENCSGCHNEVKIASNACESCHISTNYLKPQNHRNVDFERSHKFLAWELNANCMMCHDNTTCQDCHVATTGITEMNLPDDFYAPYYPSNSVDGAKQQAILKVHDDFGYRFSHGIDAKGKTNECQSCHQIETFCASCHQSENTDFAMGGIVPSSHLLPTFKTIGVGTGGGDHARLARRDIESCVSCHDVQGADPTCITCHLDSDGILGTNPKTHVSNYMKDERGDWHDTQASMCYNCHTSASPMSQQTSGFCNYCHGM; this is encoded by the coding sequence ATGATAAAGAATTTATACATTACAATTTTTGTTATCGGCAGCTCATTGCTGTTGATGGTTGCCTTTTCAGGCGAACAATCAGAATCAGTTGAAAGCAATAAAGATCTGATTAAATTTTCTCACTCCCTGCATAATGAATTAGTTGATTGTGCTGATTGCCATTCAACTGTTGCCGAAAGTATATCGCTAAACGACAGGCTTCTTCCAAATCATGATAACTGTGTTAACTGCCACGAAGTAGATAATGATGCTGAATGCAGTACTTGTCATATAAATGATAATTATGAACCATTGATTCAGAAAAAACCCGAGTTGATTTATAATCACAAAATCCACGCAGTGCAAGGATTGCAATGCATCGATTGCCATAAAGGACTTGATAAAGTTGATTATAGTTTTGAAAGTGCTGAATTAAATCCTCCTATGGAAAATTGTTCGGGTTGTCATAATGAAGTAAAGATAGCCTCCAATGCTTGTGAGTCCTGTCATATATCAACAAATTATTTGAAACCTCAAAACCATAGAAATGTTGATTTTGAAAGATCACATAAATTTCTTGCCTGGGAGTTGAATGCTAACTGTATGATGTGTCACGACAACACAACTTGTCAGGATTGCCACGTTGCAACCACTGGTATTACAGAAATGAATTTACCTGATGATTTTTATGCCCCTTATTATCCAAGTAATTCTGTTGATGGGGCTAAACAACAAGCAATATTAAAAGTTCATGATGATTTTGGTTACAGATTCTCTCACGGAATAGATGCTAAAGGAAAAACTAATGAATGTCAGTCCTGTCATCAGATCGAAACTTTTTGTGCAAGTTGTCATCAATCTGAGAATACAGATTTTGCAATGGGTGGTATAGTTCCATCATCACATCTCTTACCAACATTTAAGACGATTGGTGTTGGTACCGGTGGTGGAGATCATGCAAGGTTAGCAAGAAGAGATATTGAAAGTTGTGTATCTTGTCACGATGTTCAGGGCGCAGATCCAACATGTATTACCTGTCATCTCGATAGCGATGGTATTTTAGGTACCAATCCAAAAACTCACGTATCTAATTATATGAAGGATGAAAGAGGAGACTGGCACGATACTCAAGCCTCTATGTGCTATAATTGTCACACGAGTGCATCACCCATGTCGCAGCAAACTTCCGGCTTCTGTAATTATTGTCATGGTATGTAA
- a CDS encoding cytochrome C554 codes for MYFRIFIALISLPIFIISAQTEQHGFIGTSACGMCHKSEKQGSQLSIWQNSKHAQAYQTLQTEKADQIAKEKGFTTKAVETPECLKCHASGYNVDAKFIGEKFKVSEGVQCETCHGAGADYKSKKVMENRADAIANGLIVHENIEDFCIGCHNAESPTYVDFKLEAMWEKIKHPVPKQ; via the coding sequence ATGTATTTCAGAATTTTTATTGCACTCATCAGTTTACCAATCTTCATTATCTCTGCTCAGACAGAACAACACGGCTTTATCGGCACAAGTGCGTGTGGAATGTGTCACAAATCTGAAAAGCAGGGAAGTCAATTATCAATCTGGCAGAATAGCAAACATGCTCAGGCATATCAAACTCTTCAAACTGAAAAAGCAGACCAGATTGCCAAGGAAAAAGGATTTACCACGAAAGCAGTTGAAACACCTGAATGTTTGAAGTGTCATGCATCCGGTTATAATGTAGATGCAAAATTCATTGGTGAAAAATTTAAAGTTAGTGAAGGTGTTCAATGCGAAACTTGCCATGGTGCAGGTGCTGACTATAAAAGCAAAAAAGTTATGGAAAATCGTGCTGATGCAATTGCAAACGGTTTGATTGTCCATGAAAATATAGAAGATTTTTGCATCGGATGCCATAATGCTGAAAGCCCGACTTACGTGGATTTCAAATTAGAAGCAATGTGGGAAAAGATTAAACATCCGGTTCCCAAACAATAA
- a CDS encoding ATP-dependent Clp protease adaptor ClpS — protein sequence MENPLTQTPELEITDKESSEIDLGSRVILFNDDWHTFEEVISQIIKATKCSFIEARDKTFEVHVNGKAIVYSGVLSECLRVSGVLEEILLHTQIET from the coding sequence ATGGAAAATCCATTAACGCAAACACCTGAATTAGAAATAACAGATAAGGAAAGTTCAGAAATTGATTTGGGAAGCCGGGTCATTTTGTTTAATGACGACTGGCATACTTTTGAAGAAGTTATTTCTCAGATTATTAAAGCAACAAAGTGTTCCTTTATTGAAGCTCGTGATAAAACATTTGAAGTTCATGTAAATGGGAAAGCGATTGTATATTCGGGTGTATTATCAGAATGTCTTCGTGTCTCCGGTGTTCTTGAAGAAATATTACTTCATACTCAGATTGAAACTTGA
- a CDS encoding electron transfer flavoprotein subunit beta/FixA family protein, whose amino-acid sequence MKIIVCVSHVPDTATRIKVGNDGKTIDPAGVTFIINPYDEYAVEEALKMKEKIGSVEVIVITVGTESSKETIRKALAMGADSGVLLKDENRRDSIGIAKALADEIKNQGAQIVFMGKQSVDYDNSIVGQLTAELLDFNCVAVCVKLDIDNNKVVAEREIEGGREVVETSLPAVITCQKGLNEPRYASLKGIMAAKKKNIEEKPASAYTPTSEVVSMHLPAGKQPGRIIGSDVSAVPELVRLLKEEAKVI is encoded by the coding sequence ATGAAAATAATTGTTTGTGTAAGCCATGTTCCTGACACAGCAACGAGAATAAAAGTTGGAAATGATGGTAAAACTATAGACCCGGCAGGAGTTACGTTCATTATAAACCCCTATGATGAATATGCAGTTGAGGAAGCTTTAAAGATGAAGGAAAAAATTGGAAGCGTAGAAGTTATTGTAATTACAGTTGGTACTGAAAGCAGTAAAGAAACTATCCGAAAAGCCTTAGCTATGGGTGCAGATAGCGGAGTATTGTTAAAAGATGAAAATCGGCGCGACTCGATTGGAATTGCCAAAGCATTGGCAGATGAAATAAAAAATCAGGGTGCGCAGATAGTTTTTATGGGAAAACAATCTGTTGATTACGATAACTCAATTGTTGGTCAGCTAACCGCCGAACTTCTGGATTTTAATTGTGTTGCAGTATGTGTAAAACTGGATATTGATAACAATAAAGTTGTAGCTGAACGTGAGATTGAAGGTGGAAGAGAAGTAGTTGAGACTTCGTTACCTGCTGTTATTACTTGTCAGAAAGGACTGAATGAACCTCGCTATGCATCATTAAAAGGAATAATGGCTGCAAAGAAAAAGAACATTGAAGAAAAACCAGCATCAGCTTATACACCAACAAGTGAAGTTGTAAGTATGCATCTTCCTGCAGGAAAACAACCCGGACGAATAATCGGAAGTGATGTGTCCGCCGTACCTGAACTGGTCAGACTTTTAAAAGAAGAAGCAAAAGTAATTTAA
- a CDS encoding electron transfer flavoprotein subunit alpha/FixB family protein, which translates to MSSKILAILEQRDGIIKRAGFEAASAASKLAIDLKLSADALVIGDSISNLDEISKYGIQKIHYLKHAALTNYSSSAYSEAISDLVKESDYDTIILANTTLGKDLAPRLCIKLDAACLVDCIKINVTGDELVFTRPSYAGKALLDIKLLSKKKVVTIRPNVFKAEIVNANAKSEVIVKELTEVNLRSRVTSFKKSEGKLDVAEADIIVSGGRGIKGPENFHLIEELAEAFGGAVGASRAVVDAGWRPHSEQVGQTGKTVSPSLYVACGISGAIQHLAGMSSSKYIVAINKDKDAPIFNVADYGITGDLFEILPALTSEVKKLRQS; encoded by the coding sequence ATGTCAAGTAAAATTTTAGCAATACTCGAACAAAGAGATGGTATCATCAAAAGAGCAGGATTTGAAGCGGCAAGCGCTGCTTCAAAACTCGCCATTGATTTAAAATTATCTGCAGATGCATTGGTCATTGGAGACTCGATATCAAATCTTGATGAAATATCAAAATACGGGATACAAAAAATACATTATCTTAAACACGCTGCATTAACAAATTACTCTTCATCAGCTTATTCAGAAGCGATTTCAGACCTGGTGAAAGAATCTGATTACGATACAATAATTCTTGCAAACACAACACTCGGGAAGGACCTTGCACCAAGATTATGTATTAAGCTGGATGCTGCATGCCTGGTTGATTGTATAAAAATAAATGTAACTGGAGATGAATTAGTATTTACAAGACCATCTTATGCAGGGAAAGCACTTCTTGATATAAAACTATTGAGTAAGAAAAAAGTTGTAACAATCAGACCGAATGTATTTAAAGCTGAAATTGTAAATGCAAATGCAAAATCTGAAGTGATTGTTAAGGAATTGACTGAAGTTAACTTACGAAGCAGAGTCACATCATTCAAGAAATCGGAAGGTAAGCTGGATGTTGCAGAAGCTGATATTATCGTGTCCGGTGGAAGAGGAATAAAAGGGCCAGAAAATTTTCATCTTATTGAGGAATTGGCAGAAGCATTTGGTGGAGCTGTCGGTGCTTCACGTGCAGTAGTTGATGCTGGCTGGCGACCTCATAGTGAACAGGTTGGTCAGACAGGTAAAACAGTTTCTCCGTCACTTTATGTAGCTTGTGGAATTTCAGGTGCAATTCAACACCTTGCAGGTATGTCGTCATCAAAATATATTGTAGCCATAAATAAAGATAAAGATGCACCAATTTTTAATGTAGCCGATTATGGAATTACCGGGGATCTTTTTGAAATTCTTCCTGCATTGACCAGCGAAGTAAAAAAACTTAGACAATCTTAA
- a CDS encoding DUF2851 family protein: MSINEKLVYEIWKDGKFEKELKLDNSEKIEIVDPGTHNKDSAGPDFLNARIKFGNITYLGDIEIDSWHSDWKTHGHFFDKKYNKVILHLVISKDRHQPFVYSKDGRKINSLCLLDFVESNIHKLLIDAVKSEKENRKFRMPCYGRNDTIHKKDKLEFLLELGIERFNRKSRRFLDRLKEMVYLKEMNIREPILKYDFGEDYFNKKYAATDFSDIHLWEQLIYEMIFEALGYSSNKEIMIRMAKAVNINFLNNFRGNENFNTVIESSLFNVSGMIPQKVNFKEEATAEYIRTLVEVWNSVREKYDGPFFKITDWNFFKSRPQNFPTIRLCGGGLLLSHFLENGVFKSLINYFNEYRNVKEANVILRNYLITDANGYWMTHFNFDKLSKEKLNYFIGVSRADEMIINVLFPVLNLYFEIFENKDSALRVKDLYIQYTQYGSNMVVDQVESTLGLEKASRRSVNYQAMIELFRNYCVKERCLECKIGKKIFN, translated from the coding sequence ATGAGTATTAACGAAAAACTCGTCTATGAAATCTGGAAAGATGGTAAGTTTGAAAAGGAACTTAAACTGGATAACTCTGAAAAAATTGAGATTGTTGATCCAGGTACCCACAATAAAGATTCAGCCGGACCTGATTTTCTTAATGCCAGGATTAAATTTGGTAATATTACTTATCTCGGTGATATAGAAATCGATAGCTGGCACTCCGATTGGAAAACTCACGGACATTTCTTCGACAAAAAATATAACAAAGTTATTCTACATCTCGTTATTTCAAAGGACAGACATCAACCTTTTGTTTATAGTAAAGACGGTAGAAAAATCAACTCTTTATGCCTGCTTGATTTCGTTGAATCGAACATTCATAAATTATTAATCGATGCGGTTAAATCTGAAAAAGAAAACAGAAAATTCAGGATGCCTTGTTACGGCAGAAATGATACGATTCATAAAAAAGATAAACTTGAATTTCTTCTTGAACTTGGCATTGAACGATTTAACAGAAAGTCCAGAAGATTTCTTGACCGGTTAAAGGAGATGGTATATCTCAAAGAAATGAATATACGAGAACCAATTTTAAAATATGATTTTGGTGAAGATTATTTTAACAAGAAATATGCTGCAACAGATTTCAGTGATATCCACTTATGGGAACAACTGATTTATGAGATGATTTTTGAAGCGCTCGGATATTCCAGCAATAAAGAAATTATGATTCGGATGGCGAAAGCTGTGAATATCAACTTTCTAAATAATTTCAGAGGAAATGAAAACTTTAATACGGTTATCGAAAGTTCTTTATTTAATGTGAGTGGAATGATTCCTCAAAAAGTTAATTTTAAGGAGGAAGCGACCGCTGAGTATATAAGAACATTAGTTGAAGTATGGAATTCTGTCCGGGAAAAATATGATGGTCCATTTTTCAAAATTACTGATTGGAACTTTTTCAAAAGTCGTCCACAAAATTTTCCAACAATCAGACTTTGTGGTGGTGGACTTCTGCTTTCACATTTTTTAGAAAATGGTGTATTCAAATCTTTAATAAATTATTTTAATGAATATAGGAATGTAAAAGAAGCAAATGTAATTCTAAGAAACTATCTTATTACCGATGCTAATGGTTATTGGATGACTCATTTTAATTTTGACAAGCTATCAAAAGAAAAGTTGAATTATTTTATTGGTGTTTCAAGAGCTGATGAGATGATAATAAACGTGCTTTTTCCTGTTCTTAATTTGTATTTTGAAATTTTCGAGAATAAAGATTCAGCATTGAGAGTTAAGGATTTGTATATTCAATATACTCAGTACGGTTCGAACATGGTCGTTGATCAGGTGGAATCCACACTTGGTTTAGAAAAAGCTTCAAGAAGAAGTGTAAATTATCAGGCTATGATTGAGCTCTTCAGAAATTATTGTGTTAAGGAAAGATGTCTGGAATGTAAAATCGGAAAGAAAATCTTCAATTAG
- the pyrF gene encoding orotidine-5'-phosphate decarboxylase: MNAIQKLKSANIEGKYICVGLDTDHKKLPAHLSTYKNPVIEFNKRIIEATSDSAAAYKLNLAFYESEGASGIENLHETLSFIPQNIFTIADGKRGDIGNTSNLYARSVFEHFNFDASTLNPYMGEDSIQPFLSYEDKFNFILALTSNPGSEDFQKSKLISGEFLYQQVIKKVHQWNKNLNCGLVFGATQINELNDNLNLINDLPLLIPGVGAQGGSLSDIIGLLFKHKRCNFLINVSRGIIQKGIGEDFAEAAKSELQRLNNLVSESNQ, translated from the coding sequence ATGAATGCCATCCAAAAACTTAAGTCAGCAAATATTGAAGGAAAATATATTTGTGTCGGGCTTGATACTGATCATAAAAAACTTCCTGCTCATTTATCAACCTATAAAAATCCTGTTATTGAATTCAACAAAAGGATAATCGAAGCGACATCAGATTCAGCAGCAGCATATAAATTAAATCTTGCCTTTTATGAAAGTGAAGGTGCTTCCGGTATCGAAAATCTGCATGAAACTTTATCGTTCATCCCTCAAAACATTTTTACAATCGCTGATGGAAAAAGAGGTGACATAGGTAATACATCAAATTTATATGCCAGATCTGTTTTTGAGCATTTTAATTTTGATGCTTCAACTTTAAATCCCTATATGGGGGAAGATTCAATTCAACCATTCCTCTCCTACGAAGATAAATTTAATTTTATACTTGCATTGACTTCCAATCCTGGCTCTGAAGATTTTCAAAAATCAAAATTGATTTCCGGTGAATTTCTTTATCAGCAAGTTATAAAGAAAGTTCATCAGTGGAATAAAAATTTGAATTGTGGGCTTGTTTTTGGCGCCACACAAATTAATGAGCTAAATGATAATCTCAACTTAATCAATGATTTGCCTCTTTTGATACCGGGTGTTGGTGCACAGGGTGGAAGCCTTTCTGATATTATCGGGCTTTTGTTTAAACACAAGCGATGCAATTTCCTGATAAATGTCAGCAGAGGAATCATTCAAAAAGGTATTGGAGAAGATTTTGCAGAAGCAGCTAAAAGTGAACTTCAGCGATTGAACAATCTGGTATCAGAAAGTAATCAATAA
- the rodA gene encoding rod shape-determining protein RodA has product MRIDYNIKDKFDFGLFLPALALFGFGLLAIYSSTINNTFAQENFQRQIVWGVFAFIIFFITYSLPTNVFKTLAIPGYIVSLLLLVAVLGIGRQISGSKSWLVIGAVGFQPSELAKIATIMAIAAYLSRNSSNIDSFKDILFTLIIGFTPVMLILLEPDMGTSIVFMGVILMMFFWKGISSFSLFVVLSPAFVAIASIFGTVYFIIAMLLVIALLITFKRNLFFSASIFAIGLASGFFADYVYHALSPHQQRRIQSFLDPNADPLGSGYNTIQAKVAIGSGGLLGKGFLSGNQTQLQFIPEQWTDFAFCVIGEEFGFIGSIIVISIFLILFLRILKLTFNTKDEFLSLVSIGILTVYLIHFIINLGMVVGILPVIGIPLPFISYGGSSLLVNLFMLGILANLYRTRKNYT; this is encoded by the coding sequence GTGAGAATTGATTATAACATAAAAGATAAATTTGACTTTGGTCTCTTCCTGCCTGCATTAGCGCTGTTCGGATTTGGATTACTTGCAATTTACAGTTCGACAATCAATAATACATTTGCACAAGAAAATTTTCAAAGGCAGATAGTATGGGGAGTTTTTGCTTTCATTATTTTCTTTATTACATATTCACTACCAACAAATGTTTTTAAAACATTGGCTATCCCGGGATACATTGTATCGTTACTTTTACTTGTAGCTGTATTAGGTATTGGGAGACAAATATCCGGATCCAAAAGCTGGCTTGTCATTGGTGCAGTTGGATTCCAGCCATCTGAACTTGCAAAGATTGCTACAATTATGGCAATCGCAGCTTATCTAAGCAGAAATAGTTCTAATATTGATTCCTTTAAAGATATTCTTTTTACTTTAATAATTGGTTTTACACCAGTGATGCTAATTTTGCTTGAACCGGATATGGGCACATCTATTGTTTTTATGGGTGTTATTCTGATGATGTTTTTCTGGAAGGGGATTAGCTCATTTTCATTATTCGTAGTTTTATCTCCTGCATTTGTTGCAATAGCATCAATATTTGGTACTGTCTATTTCATAATCGCAATGCTTTTGGTGATTGCTTTACTTATTACATTCAAGAGAAATTTATTTTTTAGTGCATCAATCTTTGCAATCGGTTTGGCAAGCGGATTTTTTGCTGATTACGTTTATCATGCATTAAGTCCACATCAGCAAAGACGGATTCAATCATTCCTGGATCCTAATGCAGATCCGCTTGGTTCTGGATATAATACTATTCAGGCGAAAGTAGCGATAGGGTCAGGTGGACTTTTAGGAAAAGGATTTTTATCAGGGAACCAAACCCAGCTTCAATTTATACCTGAACAATGGACAGATTTTGCATTTTGCGTAATCGGCGAAGAGTTTGGATTTATTGGCAGCATAATAGTCATTAGTATTTTTCTGATCCTGTTCCTTCGGATTCTAAAGCTTACTTTCAACACCAAGGATGAATTTCTGAGTTTAGTTTCGATTGGAATACTTACTGTTTATCTGATTCATTTTATTATTAATCTCGGGATGGTAGTTGGAATACTTCCTGTTATCGGAATACCATTACCTTTTATTAGTTACGGGGGAAGTTCATTATTAGTCAATTTGTTTATGCTTGGTATCCTTGCAAATTTATATCGCACAAGAAAAAATTACACTTGA
- the mrdA gene encoding penicillin-binding protein 2, which produces MKTENFGSLRRKTIIFAIIIATMIILAGRLFQMQIVYTIEYDKKSTDNSIKSIELQPLRGVFYDRNYKVLVSNVPAYTLRITPAYYDTSLNKILEAVIGTEPGYIKGLLKKNKIYSKFLPVKVRRGVDFQVIAWYEENSEHLTGVDYIIEMQRFYPAQVIASHTFGYTKEISPEQLAKEKELYNPGDYVGHNGIEKTYEKLIIGTKGYKYVLVDSRQRQIGRFQEGKDDIVPIKGKDLVLGIEASAQRIAEEQFKGKRGALVAIEPTSGEILAMVSSPDYDLNRFSYFTPRSFLDSIYSNPFTPLFNRATMSIHPPGSTFKMLAAIAALDMGVIDESYTITCGGGFTFGRFFKCHGNHGTVNVVTAIEKSCNSFFYRLIYKIGIDKWKEYATKFGFGKITGVDLTEEVPGLIPDENYYIKRYGEKWPRSIMASLGIGQGEVSVTPLQLAMYASLIANNGKTKIPHVVKGYIDINTEKLVPLEFKEISTGVSQEALDIVKKGMYLVVNGHGTATHIKLPDVEICGKTGTAQNPHGEDHAWFVGFAPYENPKIAIAVLVENVGFGGTHAAPIAKNVIQAYMNSFKGEGSTLENQIAVVKTH; this is translated from the coding sequence TTGAAGACTGAAAATTTTGGTTCGCTGAGACGTAAAACGATTATCTTCGCAATTATTATTGCAACGATGATAATTCTTGCCGGAAGATTATTCCAGATGCAAATCGTTTATACAATTGAATATGATAAAAAATCTACAGATAATAGTATAAAAAGTATTGAACTTCAGCCGCTGCGTGGAGTTTTTTATGATAGAAATTATAAAGTGCTGGTCAGTAATGTACCTGCGTACACTCTTAGGATAACTCCGGCATACTATGATACAAGCCTCAATAAAATTTTAGAAGCTGTCATAGGTACAGAACCCGGATATATTAAAGGATTATTGAAGAAAAATAAAATCTATTCTAAATTTTTACCGGTTAAAGTTCGCAGAGGTGTTGACTTCCAGGTTATTGCCTGGTATGAAGAAAATTCTGAACATCTGACTGGTGTTGATTATATTATCGAAATGCAGCGCTTTTACCCTGCTCAGGTTATAGCATCCCATACTTTTGGATACACTAAAGAAATCTCACCTGAACAACTTGCCAAGGAAAAGGAACTTTATAACCCGGGTGACTATGTTGGTCACAATGGTATTGAAAAAACTTATGAAAAATTAATCATCGGTACTAAAGGTTACAAATATGTTCTTGTGGATTCGCGGCAAAGACAGATTGGAAGATTTCAGGAAGGAAAAGATGACATCGTTCCAATTAAGGGAAAAGATCTGGTTCTTGGTATCGAAGCTTCTGCTCAAAGAATAGCGGAAGAACAATTCAAAGGTAAAAGAGGTGCGTTAGTTGCTATTGAACCTACTTCCGGTGAAATTTTAGCAATGGTAAGTTCACCTGATTATGATCTTAATAGATTTTCATATTTCACACCAAGAAGTTTTTTAGACAGCATCTACTCTAATCCTTTTACACCATTATTTAATCGTGCAACAATGTCGATTCATCCGCCGGGTTCAACTTTTAAAATGCTTGCTGCAATTGCTGCACTTGACATGGGCGTGATTGATGAATCTTATACTATCACATGTGGTGGTGGTTTTACTTTTGGAAGATTCTTCAAATGTCACGGAAATCATGGTACCGTTAATGTAGTTACCGCAATTGAAAAATCCTGTAACTCTTTTTTCTATAGACTCATTTATAAAATTGGTATTGATAAATGGAAAGAGTATGCGACAAAATTCGGATTTGGAAAAATTACAGGTGTTGATCTGACTGAAGAAGTTCCCGGTTTAATTCCAGATGAAAATTACTATATAAAAAGATACGGTGAAAAATGGCCGAGGAGTATTATGGCAAGTCTTGGTATCGGACAGGGTGAAGTCAGCGTTACTCCTTTACAATTAGCGATGTATGCAAGTCTTATAGCAAATAATGGGAAGACAAAAATTCCACATGTTGTCAAGGGATATATAGATATAAATACTGAAAAGCTAGTACCTCTCGAATTTAAAGAAATTAGTACTGGTGTAAGCCAGGAGGCGTTAGATATAGTAAAAAAAGGAATGTACTTGGTAGTGAATGGTCATGGAACAGCAACTCATATAAAACTGCCTGATGTAGAAATCTGTGGTAAAACAGGAACAGCCCAAAACCCACACGGAGAAGACCATGCCTGGTTTGTAGGTTTTGCTCCGTATGAAAACCCAAAAATTGCAATTGCTGTTCTGGTTGAAAACGTTGGTTTCGGTGGAACTCATGCAGCACCGATTGCTAAAAATGTAATACAAGCATATATGAATAGCTTTAAGGGAGAAGGAAGTACTCTTGAAAATCAAATTGCAGTTGTCAAAACTCATTGA
- the mreD gene encoding rod shape-determining protein MreD — protein MKLKYFIPLLIFIPVVIIQLTIIPFVSIQEVVPNLLLISVVYFAIANGQIIGTVNGALYGLLYDLISGNLVGSNMLSLTVAGFIAGYFSGETKREKYLFTYSFSLVVVICALINATIFSLFSVIDFNTNFVQALFNHALLPSIYTAVVSILVVIVPYRRAFD, from the coding sequence ATGAAACTGAAATATTTTATACCACTGCTCATTTTCATACCTGTTGTTATAATACAATTAACAATAATTCCGTTTGTTTCAATACAGGAAGTTGTGCCAAACCTTCTTTTGATTTCAGTAGTGTATTTCGCTATTGCAAATGGTCAGATAATTGGAACTGTCAATGGTGCTCTGTATGGTTTGTTGTATGATTTAATCTCAGGAAATCTTGTTGGAAGCAATATGCTTTCATTAACTGTCGCCGGCTTTATTGCAGGTTATTTTTCAGGAGAAACCAAACGCGAGAAATATCTGTTCACATATTCGTTCTCATTAGTTGTCGTGATATGTGCTCTGATAAATGCAACGATTTTTTCGCTATTCTCAGTTATTGATTTTAATACAAACTTTGTTCAGGCATTATTTAATCACGCATTATTACCTTCAATTTATACTGCTGTGGTTAGTATTTTAGTGGTAATTGTCCCTTATAGAAGAGCATTCGATTGA
- the mreC gene encoding rod shape-determining protein MreC — protein sequence MFKLILYVWNQFREYLVLILLVIISLSLLTQNNNPQVQKVRALAFGSFASVTAIFYDLFNITQLKKENLALRELNAELMLQMSILREQGILNSELKGMLAMKDTISLPLMPANIVSKSLSITQNTITINAGINRGIKPGMPVISYRGLVGIVQSCSENFSIIRTIKNVDLKLTVKNEKNRLNGIMKWDGEKLLIVDVPRTFDFDIGDRIVTSDISSIIPVPIPVGVVSKIEEDKSGLLNLIQINPFEEVLSVETVFVLMQVENVEKNNLELNFYNKQ from the coding sequence ATGTTCAAGCTGATCTTATATGTTTGGAATCAATTCAGGGAATATCTGGTTTTAATTTTACTGGTTATTATTAGTCTTTCACTCCTCACTCAGAATAATAATCCACAAGTTCAAAAAGTACGTGCACTGGCTTTTGGCAGTTTTGCTTCTGTTACAGCTATATTCTACGACTTATTTAACATCACACAATTAAAAAAGGAAAACCTGGCATTAAGAGAATTGAATGCAGAATTGATGCTGCAGATGAGCATTTTAAGAGAACAAGGTATTTTAAATAGTGAGCTTAAAGGTATGTTAGCAATGAAAGACACTATTTCGTTACCACTTATGCCGGCGAATATAGTATCAAAATCTTTATCTATAACTCAAAACACAATCACCATTAACGCAGGAATTAACAGAGGTATAAAACCGGGAATGCCTGTTATTAGCTATCGCGGATTGGTTGGTATCGTTCAATCCTGTTCAGAAAATTTTTCAATAATCAGAACAATTAAAAATGTTGATCTCAAGCTGACAGTAAAAAATGAAAAAAACCGGTTAAATGGAATTATGAAATGGGATGGAGAAAAATTATTGATCGTAGATGTTCCAAGAACATTTGATTTTGATATTGGCGACAGAATCGTAACCTCAGACATAAGCTCTATTATACCTGTTCCAATTCCAGTTGGAGTAGTCTCGAAGATTGAAGAAGATAAAAGTGGTCTGCTTAATCTGATCCAAATAAATCCATTTGAAGAAGTATTAAGTGTTGAAACAGTATTTGTTTTGATGCAGGTTGAGAACGTGGAAAAAAATAATCTTGAACTGAATTTTTATAACAAGCAATGA